One stretch of Lachnospiraceae bacterium oral taxon 096 DNA includes these proteins:
- the pgsA gene encoding CDP-diacylglycerol--glycerol-3-phosphate 3-phosphatidyltransferase has translation MNLPNKLTLLRVLLVPFFVASLLWGQGQNQMLRVVALIIFIVASLTDMLDGQIARRYHLVTNFGKFMDPLADKLLVCSALICFVELRQISAVVVIIIIAREFVISGFRLVAADAGVVIAASWWGKLKTVSQMIAVILMIIHLQPLIFITRAMVIVMTALTVISLIDYLAKNHGVLTSEPM, from the coding sequence ATGAATTTACCCAATAAATTAACCCTACTTCGGGTGCTATTGGTTCCCTTTTTTGTGGCCAGTTTGTTGTGGGGGCAAGGACAAAATCAAATGCTTCGAGTGGTGGCGCTGATTATTTTTATTGTGGCCAGTTTGACCGATATGCTGGATGGTCAGATTGCTAGGCGATACCACTTGGTGACAAATTTTGGAAAGTTTATGGATCCTTTGGCAGATAAATTATTGGTCTGTTCGGCACTCATTTGCTTTGTAGAGCTTAGACAAATCAGTGCGGTTGTTGTTATCATTATTATTGCCAGAGAATTTGTGATCAGCGGATTTCGATTGGTTGCCGCAGATGCGGGAGTTGTCATTGCGGCCAGTTGGTGGGGGAAATTAAAGACGGTGTCACAGATGATTGCGGTTATTTTAATGATCATTCATCTTCAACCTCTCATTTTTATTACAAGGGCGATGGTCATTGTAATGACAGCACTGACGGTGATTTCACTCATTGACTATTTGGCAAAAAATCATGGTGTATTGACATCTGAACCAATGTAG
- a CDS encoding nicotinamide-nucleotide amidohydrolase family protein produces METSLVTRYKTIKLYGLSEEEVRESIQDLVEKHSEIGFLVETYDGRVHIVLSASANMEEEAKMMIKPVSKALKERFGNQIYSTRLEDTLEVMVVRLLEKYELTIATAESCTGGLLSAKLINVPGVSETFREGFVVYSNKAKRKTLNVSKSTLKKYGAVSKQTAKEMAMGAVLEVGTDTGLAITGIAGPDGGTPTKPVGLVYIACCVNDKIQTEEYHFTGTRKQVREEAVSAALNLLRKCILEYFE; encoded by the coding sequence ATGGAGACAAGTTTAGTAACAAGATATAAGACAATTAAGTTATATGGATTGAGCGAGGAAGAAGTCAGAGAAAGCATTCAAGACCTTGTAGAAAAACATTCAGAGATTGGCTTTTTGGTGGAAACTTATGACGGACGCGTACATATCGTACTTTCTGCTTCTGCAAATATGGAAGAGGAAGCAAAGATGATGATTAAGCCAGTATCTAAGGCCTTAAAAGAGCGGTTTGGTAATCAAATTTATTCGACTAGACTTGAGGATACCTTAGAGGTGATGGTTGTTCGACTGCTTGAAAAATATGAGCTTACAATTGCGACAGCGGAGTCTTGTACAGGTGGACTTTTATCAGCAAAACTAATTAATGTTCCTGGAGTGTCTGAGACATTTCGAGAGGGATTTGTGGTCTACAGCAATAAGGCAAAGCGAAAGACATTGAATGTCAGCAAGAGCACATTAAAAAAATACGGTGCAGTGAGTAAGCAAACCGCTAAGGAAATGGCCATGGGAGCTGTGCTTGAGGTGGGAACAGACACTGGTCTTGCCATTACAGGGATTGCGGGTCCAGATGGTGGAACCCCAACAAAGCCCGTAGGACTTGTCTACATTGCCTGCTGTGTCAATGATAAGATTCAGACAGAGGAGTATCATTTTACAGGAACGAGAAAGCAAGTTCGGGAAGAGGCAGTGTCTGCCGCTTTGAACTTACTTAGAAAATGTATTTTGGAATATTTTGAGTAA